From Ruminococcus sp. HUN007, a single genomic window includes:
- the hisI gene encoding phosphoribosyl-AMP cyclohydrolase: MVKIDLNDLDKFFVKGELIPAICYEVNTKTVLMLAYMNKESLKKTLETGYTWFWSRSRQEYWNKGATSGHLQKVVSIYGDCDNDTLLVNVEQTGVACHTGSYSCFFNEIYG; encoded by the coding sequence ATGGTAAAGATCGATCTTAATGACCTCGACAAATTCTTTGTAAAGGGAGAACTTATCCCGGCAATCTGCTATGAGGTAAATACAAAAACCGTTCTTATGCTTGCATACATGAACAAGGAAAGTCTTAAGAAGACACTTGAAACAGGATACACATGGTTCTGGAGCCGCTCACGTCAGGAATACTGGAACAAGGGCGCGACAAGCGGTCATCTTCAGAAAGTGGTTTCTATTTACGGTGACTGCGACAACGATACACTCCTCGTAAATGTGGAACAGACCGGAGTTGCGTGTCACACAGGCAGCTACTCCTGCTTCTTCAATGAAATTTACGGATAA
- the hisF gene encoding imidazole glycerol phosphate synthase subunit HisF, giving the protein MLAKRIIPCLDVRNGKVVKGVNFEGIKEVGDPVASAEEYNRQGADEIVFYDITASFEGRGVFLDVVRETAKKVFVPLTVGGGIKTVDDIRETLRAGADKVSVNSQAVKNPDLIRAGADIFGSQCICVGIDAKKIADHKWTVYINGGRVDMNLDLIDWVHTIEKLGAGEICLNSIDADGTKAGFDIEMLKAVCDNCSIPVIASGGAGRINDFYEVFEKTGATAALAASLFHFKELTVGEVKDYCRNKGVIVR; this is encoded by the coding sequence ATGCTTGCAAAGAGAATCATACCGTGCCTTGATGTACGCAATGGAAAGGTAGTCAAAGGCGTTAATTTTGAAGGAATCAAGGAAGTAGGCGATCCTGTTGCAAGTGCTGAGGAGTACAACAGACAGGGCGCAGATGAAATAGTTTTCTATGATATAACTGCTTCATTTGAAGGCAGAGGAGTTTTTCTTGATGTAGTCCGCGAAACTGCAAAGAAAGTTTTTGTACCTCTTACAGTCGGCGGCGGAATAAAAACTGTTGATGACATCCGCGAAACCCTCAGAGCAGGTGCAGACAAGGTATCAGTAAACTCACAGGCAGTAAAGAACCCTGATCTTATCAGAGCAGGTGCCGATATTTTCGGAAGCCAGTGCATATGTGTCGGTATTGACGCAAAGAAGATCGCTGATCACAAGTGGACTGTATATATCAACGGCGGCCGTGTTGATATGAATCTTGATCTTATAGACTGGGTACACACTATCGAAAAACTCGGTGCCGGTGAGATCTGTCTCAATTCCATTGATGCTGACGGAACAAAGGCCGGATTTGACATTGAAATGCTTAAGGCTGTGTGCGACAACTGCTCTATCCCGGTTATTGCTAGCGGCGGTGCCGGAAGGATAAATGACTTCTATGAGGTTTTCGAAAAAACGGGAGCGACAGCTGCTCTTGCAGCATCACTCTTCCACTTTAAGGAACTTACAGTAGGCGAGGTAAAGGACTACTGCAGAAACAAAGGTGTTATAGTAAGATAA
- the hisA gene encoding 1-(5-phosphoribosyl)-5-[(5-phosphoribosylamino)methylideneamino]imidazole-4-carboxamide isomerase, which translates to MIILPAIDIKDGNCVRLFKGDFSTVEKVASDYLETAKGFEAAGAEWIHMVDLDGAKEGRPVNTKIYTDVAEKTGLKVELGGGIRSLETIDEYLRMGISRVILGSVALKNPKLVKEAIDKFGSEKIVVGIDAMNGMVATEGWLEESDVNYIQLANIMIKFGVKYFIFTDISKDGTLSGVNAEQLKALAEGTDEKCNIIASGGVHTIEDIKICKAMNLYGTICGKSIYKGTLDLKEAIAVAEGE; encoded by the coding sequence ATGATAATACTTCCAGCTATAGATATTAAAGACGGAAACTGCGTAAGACTTTTCAAAGGTGACTTCAGTACTGTAGAAAAAGTTGCTTCTGACTATCTTGAAACCGCTAAGGGATTTGAAGCGGCAGGTGCCGAATGGATCCACATGGTTGACCTTGATGGTGCCAAAGAGGGAAGACCTGTAAACACAAAGATCTACACTGACGTTGCAGAAAAGACAGGTCTTAAGGTAGAACTCGGCGGCGGGATCAGAAGTCTTGAAACTATTGATGAATATCTCCGAATGGGAATTTCAAGGGTTATTCTCGGCTCAGTTGCACTTAAGAACCCTAAACTCGTTAAGGAAGCTATTGATAAGTTCGGCAGCGAAAAGATAGTAGTCGGTATCGACGCCATGAACGGCATGGTAGCTACTGAAGGATGGCTTGAAGAATCTGATGTGAACTACATTCAGCTTGCAAATATAATGATAAAATTCGGCGTAAAGTATTTTATCTTTACAGATATTTCAAAGGACGGAACACTCTCCGGAGTCAATGCCGAGCAGCTTAAGGCTCTTGCAGAAGGCACTGATGAAAAATGCAATATCATTGCAAGCGGCGGTGTTCACACTATCGAAGACATTAAGATCTGTAAGGCAATGAACCTTTACGGAACTATCTGTGGCAAGTCCATCTACAAGGGAACTCTCGATCTGAAGGAAGCAATCGCAGTAGCGGAAGGAGAATAA
- a CDS encoding GGDEF domain-containing protein: MALTSLFCLVAPLFVETADMHWFNVTIAVNIMLYYVYLLQQFTKRDPLTKLLNRQTYYSDAEKYINDVTAVITMDMNGLKEINDSEGHVAGDTALKALADCFWKAAHKKGQRVYRIGGDEYVILCIGSGEDDVKSLIERIRAEVSETPYTCSIGYAMKSKGSTIDTLYYQADEMLYEEKKEFYVKTGKTRQRKK; this comes from the coding sequence ATGGCTCTCACTTCGCTGTTCTGCCTCGTTGCACCTCTGTTCGTTGAAACAGCTGATATGCACTGGTTCAACGTGACAATAGCAGTTAATATTATGCTTTACTACGTTTATCTGCTTCAGCAGTTCACAAAGCGCGATCCGCTGACAAAACTTTTAAACCGTCAGACCTATTATTCCGATGCGGAAAAATATATCAACGATGTAACAGCCGTTATAACAATGGATATGAACGGCTTAAAGGAAATAAACGACAGCGAAGGTCATGTGGCCGGAGACACTGCACTCAAGGCACTGGCGGACTGTTTCTGGAAGGCAGCCCATAAAAAAGGACAGCGCGTCTACAGAATAGGCGGCGACGAATACGTAATTCTCTGCATAGGCTCCGGTGAAGATGACGTTAAGTCACTCATCGAACGTATCAGAGCTGAAGTCTCTGAAACTCCTTACACCTGTTCCATCGGCTACGCTATGAAATCAAAGGGAAGCACGATAGACACCCTTTACTACCAGGCCGATGAAATGCTGTATGAGGAAAAGAAGGAGTTTTACGTGAAAACCGGTAAGACAAGGCAGAGGAAAAAATAA
- the ligA gene encoding NAD-dependent DNA ligase LigA, producing MDLNEAKNRVDELTEIINRHNHAYYVLDNPTVDDYEYDMLMQELKKLEAEFPELASENSPTKRVGGTALNTFAKVPHRVQMGSLQDVFSFEQVKEFTEKCISELTSPVFIVEPKIDGLSVSLEYHDGEFFIGSTRGDGFTGEDVSANLKTIRSIPLKIDSSIPLLEVRGEVYMPRESFFKLVEKQELNDETPFKNPRNAAAGSLRQKSSKITAERKLDIFVFNIQQNEGKAVSSHKESLDYIKKLGFKTIPSYVPCTTYEQIEAEIKKIGENRATYPFDIDGVVIKVDDFNQRNIMGATSKYPKWAVAYKFPPEEKQTVLRSIEVNVGRTGAITPVAVFDPLLLAGTSVSRAVLHNQQFITDRDIRIGDTITVRKAGDIIPEVLNSVSHAEGSVPYTLPEVCPVCGTKAIHVDEESALRCPNTSCPAQLLKNIIHFASKPAMNIDGLGDAIVALLVDNRLITSAADLYDLTEAKLMTLDRFKEKSAGNLVKAIEASKSNTLDRLIFGLGIRNIGARAAVLLCEKFGSLDAIMNADVTEISSIDGFGDVMSQGVYEALREPHLVALIEKLRTHGLNFTYASSKKSNKLEGKVFVLTGTLPTLKRDEAKKIIEDMGGKVSSSVSKKTDYVVAGEEAGSKLTKAEELGIAILSEAELLAMTGE from the coding sequence ATGGATCTTAATGAAGCTAAAAACAGAGTCGATGAGCTCACTGAAATAATAAACAGACATAATCACGCATACTACGTACTTGATAATCCTACCGTGGATGACTATGAATATGACATGCTCATGCAGGAACTTAAGAAGCTTGAAGCAGAATTTCCGGAGCTTGCGTCTGAAAACTCACCTACAAAGCGAGTAGGCGGCACCGCTCTGAACACCTTTGCAAAAGTACCGCACCGCGTTCAGATGGGAAGCCTTCAGGATGTTTTCTCGTTTGAACAGGTAAAGGAGTTTACAGAAAAATGTATATCCGAACTCACATCTCCTGTATTTATCGTTGAACCAAAGATAGATGGTCTTTCGGTATCACTGGAATATCATGACGGAGAATTCTTTATCGGTTCCACAAGAGGCGACGGTTTCACAGGCGAAGATGTATCAGCCAACCTTAAGACCATCAGATCTATCCCGTTAAAAATCGACAGCTCGATCCCGCTTCTCGAAGTACGAGGCGAGGTATATATGCCGCGTGAAAGCTTTTTCAAGCTGGTTGAAAAGCAGGAACTCAATGATGAAACACCTTTCAAGAATCCTCGTAACGCTGCAGCCGGTTCTCTCAGACAGAAAAGCTCGAAGATCACTGCAGAAAGAAAGCTGGATATCTTTGTTTTTAACATTCAGCAGAACGAAGGCAAAGCTGTTTCATCACATAAGGAATCTCTTGACTACATAAAGAAACTTGGTTTCAAGACCATTCCGAGCTATGTGCCATGTACCACTTATGAGCAGATAGAAGCCGAAATAAAGAAGATAGGCGAAAACCGTGCCACATATCCTTTTGACATAGACGGTGTCGTTATCAAGGTTGATGATTTTAACCAGCGTAATATCATGGGAGCTACTTCAAAATATCCTAAGTGGGCAGTGGCTTATAAATTCCCGCCAGAGGAAAAACAGACCGTTCTCAGAAGCATTGAAGTAAATGTCGGCAGAACAGGTGCCATTACACCTGTAGCCGTATTTGATCCGCTTCTTCTTGCCGGAACAAGCGTTTCCCGTGCCGTACTTCATAACCAGCAGTTCATTACCGACAGGGATATACGCATAGGCGATACCATCACTGTAAGAAAAGCAGGAGATATCATTCCGGAAGTGCTTAATTCCGTTTCACACGCTGAGGGTTCTGTTCCTTATACACTTCCTGAAGTCTGTCCTGTCTGCGGAACGAAGGCTATCCATGTGGATGAGGAAAGTGCATTAAGATGTCCGAATACTTCATGTCCTGCGCAGCTTCTTAAAAATATCATCCATTTCGCATCCAAGCCGGCCATGAATATTGACGGACTCGGTGATGCTATCGTTGCTCTTCTCGTGGATAACAGACTTATCACATCAGCAGCAGATCTTTACGATCTTACCGAAGCAAAGCTTATGACTCTTGACCGTTTCAAGGAAAAATCAGCAGGAAATCTTGTAAAGGCAATTGAAGCTTCAAAGTCAAATACTCTCGACAGACTGATTTTCGGCCTTGGCATCAGAAATATCGGTGCAAGAGCCGCAGTTCTTCTCTGCGAAAAGTTCGGAAGTCTCGATGCGATAATGAACGCTGATGTTACTGAGATCTCTTCTATTGACGGCTTCGGAGATGTCATGTCACAGGGTGTCTATGAAGCACTAAGGGAACCTCATCTTGTTGCCCTTATAGAAAAGCTCCGCACCCACGGACTTAATTTCACATATGCCTCAAGTAAGAAGAGTAATAAGCTGGAAGGTAAAGTATTCGTTCTTACAGGAACTCTTCCTACTCTCAAACGTGATGAAGCCAAAAAGATCATAGAAGACATGGGCGGTAAGGTTTCCTCTTCAGTTTCAAAGAAAACTGACTACGTTGTTGCCGGTGAAGAAGCCGGAAGCAAGCTTACAAAGGCTGAAGAACTTGGTATTGCCATTCTTTCCGAAGCAGAACTTCTCGCCATGACCGGTGAATAA
- a CDS encoding RNA polymerase sigma factor: MKSKTDISEHIEKCGERLSRLCINLCRDHHDAADLFQDTCLRALKYYKTYDASQEFEKWIFGICVNTYKSTLRRLYNSRPLLFGSNDEHDEFFEMIPDDDDTATHEEYKELLKAVKRLPEKYRVVVVLRYFNDYSEKETAEILGIPTGTVKSRLNAAKVLLRKEMEHEE, from the coding sequence TTGAAAAGCAAAACTGATATCAGCGAACATATTGAAAAATGCGGAGAACGACTGTCACGTCTCTGCATCAACCTCTGCAGAGATCATCACGATGCTGCTGACCTTTTTCAGGACACCTGTCTCAGAGCGCTTAAGTATTATAAAACCTATGATGCCTCGCAGGAATTTGAAAAATGGATATTCGGGATCTGTGTGAACACCTATAAATCCACGCTAAGACGACTGTATAATTCAAGACCGCTGCTGTTCGGATCAAACGATGAGCATGATGAATTCTTTGAAATGATACCGGACGATGATGATACAGCGACTCATGAAGAATATAAAGAACTTCTTAAAGCTGTAAAACGACTGCCTGAAAAATACCGCGTGGTAGTTGTTTTAAGATATTTCAATGACTATTCCGAAAAAGAAACAGCTGAAATTCTCGGTATACCGACAGGGACAGTAAAATCACGTCTTAACGCGGCGAAAGTACTTTTAAGGAAGGAGATGGAACATGAAGAGTAA